From Streptomyces sp. GSL17-111, one genomic window encodes:
- a CDS encoding LamG domain-containing protein — translation MTRQRPTGHRRGRFGGRMRTALTAATTLAVLGTGMTTLPAQPPTAPAADRASAAEREARAEATESGERVQVTELNEERRTVLANPDGTFTAIEYTEPVRTVRDGAWIDVDATLTRREAGGWSPKASTVELEFSGGGDGPFARMRTAGREFSLTWPGGELPEPRVDGDSATYEEVLPGVDLVARAEIDGMGHLLVVKSAEAAAQPELERIEMGLGTQGLKVEEDASGALRVVDSAVGGTVFEAGAPVMWDAAAPHGSDTTTGSGATPASVTPASATATPAALRSDDAAEDAALRGPGDGGRTAPVDIEVTDGAMALVPDRDLLTGEDTVFPVVIDPIQKTVHRSAWTNVMSGKPSAQSWKYSGDQGVGRCPTNYNPVGCNGIGVRRALFTMPVSGFRGKQILGATFSARVAHVYWADASAEPIRLYRIGGKNYKVTSNSDWSNTKDDWDDYLATVDRKISPTSCSGQANLHFEGGELTSEVQTAADGDWSSLSLGLRTTDEGRYEEWKRVCGKAYLSVRYNTAPEQVDHTLMSSDPGGACVWGEDRPYVERPPVLRAEARDPDHTSSRTDKVKMRFKVAWQDASGDEESYTYDTPYKAPNPGTTFSHEVRETIPENAVVYWSARAYDGDAWGPWSYDGSPQRCEFVYDTTRPGAPDVDSEQYPDDGIWHHGVGTPGTFTFTPNPDDAGPDSDVVEYRYAFDGEPMQALAPEQPGGPASVTRTPQTAGRHWVTVEAYDKANNSSTRAQYEFLVTDGEPAAGQWNLADTPGAPDAHDESGRHPATAGDGVTLGVPGPGSHADYAARLDGTGDAYLDAGDTVVDTAEGFTVSAWARPASLDRDMTVVSQDGTGEPGFVLGFDAAAGSWTFSTPVSDVDSLGRWEVSADVTPVADQWTLLTGVYDAQAPGGPELRLYVDDQDQGSVTRHSPWRSYGPLQIGRSLDRTGYRDHFHGDLAEVRAFTRVLPAAQVAELITVKAQRAGYWMLDDAADGTSPNVHDGGAPLELAGNAAIYRPADPLFDEAALVGDGHLELDGSGGHATTATPPVGGDSSFTVAVRAQPTTLDPERSQTVISLPGAAADRFAVRYQAETGQWELEVAEEDTAGAATVTVTDDQQLPTTGGSGHHLAVVYDAFANELRLYVQGQLADTAIATDTTLWQATGGLQVGRSALDGGSEHFAGALDEVRVYAGAADPAAVRHMASLTATPDL, via the coding sequence GTGACCAGACAGCGACCGACGGGCCACCGGCGCGGGCGGTTCGGCGGCCGGATGCGCACCGCGCTGACGGCCGCCACCACCCTCGCCGTCCTCGGCACCGGCATGACCACCCTGCCCGCCCAGCCCCCGACCGCTCCCGCCGCCGACCGGGCGTCGGCGGCCGAGCGGGAGGCCCGCGCCGAGGCGACGGAGAGCGGGGAACGCGTGCAGGTGACGGAGCTGAACGAGGAGCGCCGCACGGTCTTAGCCAACCCCGACGGCACCTTCACCGCCATCGAGTACACCGAGCCCGTCCGCACCGTGCGGGACGGCGCCTGGATCGACGTCGACGCGACGCTGACCCGGCGGGAGGCCGGCGGCTGGTCGCCGAAGGCGTCCACCGTGGAGCTGGAGTTCTCCGGCGGCGGGGACGGCCCCTTCGCCCGGATGCGCACGGCCGGGCGGGAGTTCTCGCTGACGTGGCCCGGCGGGGAGCTGCCCGAGCCGCGCGTCGACGGGGACAGCGCGACGTACGAGGAGGTGCTGCCCGGCGTCGACCTGGTCGCCCGGGCCGAGATCGACGGCATGGGTCACCTGCTCGTCGTCAAGTCCGCCGAGGCCGCCGCCCAGCCGGAGCTGGAGCGGATCGAGATGGGGCTCGGCACCCAGGGGCTGAAGGTCGAGGAGGACGCCTCCGGCGCCCTGCGCGTGGTGGACTCGGCGGTCGGCGGCACGGTCTTCGAGGCCGGCGCGCCGGTGATGTGGGACGCCGCCGCACCGCACGGCTCCGACACCACGACCGGCTCCGGCGCCACCCCGGCGTCCGTCACCCCGGCGTCCGCCACCGCGACACCGGCCGCCCTGCGGTCCGACGACGCCGCCGAGGACGCCGCGCTGCGCGGCCCGGGGGACGGCGGCCGGACGGCACCGGTGGACATCGAGGTCACCGACGGGGCGATGGCCCTCGTCCCCGACCGGGACCTGCTCACCGGCGAGGACACCGTCTTCCCCGTCGTCATCGACCCGATCCAGAAGACCGTGCACCGCTCGGCCTGGACGAACGTGATGTCGGGCAAGCCCTCCGCGCAGAGCTGGAAGTACTCCGGCGACCAGGGCGTCGGCCGGTGCCCGACCAACTACAACCCGGTGGGCTGCAACGGGATCGGGGTGCGTCGGGCGCTGTTCACCATGCCGGTGTCCGGCTTCCGGGGCAAGCAGATCCTGGGGGCCACCTTCTCGGCCCGCGTGGCCCACGTGTACTGGGCCGACGCGAGCGCCGAACCGATCCGCCTGTACCGGATCGGCGGGAAGAACTACAAGGTCACCTCGAACAGCGACTGGTCCAACACCAAGGACGACTGGGACGACTATCTGGCGACGGTGGACCGGAAGATCTCGCCGACGTCCTGCTCCGGTCAGGCCAATCTCCACTTCGAGGGCGGCGAGCTGACCAGCGAGGTGCAGACCGCGGCCGACGGCGACTGGTCCTCCCTCTCCCTCGGCCTGCGCACCACGGACGAGGGCCGCTACGAGGAGTGGAAGCGCGTCTGCGGCAAGGCGTACCTGTCGGTGCGGTACAACACCGCGCCCGAGCAGGTCGACCACACGCTGATGTCCTCCGACCCCGGCGGCGCCTGCGTCTGGGGCGAGGACCGCCCCTACGTCGAGCGGCCGCCCGTCCTGCGCGCCGAGGCCCGCGACCCCGACCACACCTCGTCGCGCACCGACAAGGTCAAGATGCGGTTCAAGGTGGCCTGGCAGGACGCCTCCGGAGACGAGGAGTCCTACACCTACGACACGCCCTACAAAGCACCCAACCCCGGCACGACCTTCTCCCACGAAGTCCGGGAGACCATCCCGGAGAACGCCGTCGTCTACTGGTCCGCACGGGCCTACGACGGTGACGCGTGGGGCCCGTGGAGCTACGACGGCAGCCCGCAGCGCTGCGAGTTCGTCTACGACACCACCCGGCCGGGAGCACCCGACGTCGACTCCGAGCAGTACCCGGACGACGGGATCTGGCACCACGGCGTCGGCACGCCCGGCACCTTCACCTTCACCCCGAACCCCGACGACGCCGGGCCCGACAGCGACGTCGTGGAGTACCGCTACGCCTTCGACGGCGAGCCCATGCAGGCCCTCGCCCCCGAACAGCCCGGCGGCCCCGCCTCGGTGACCCGCACCCCGCAGACCGCCGGCCGGCACTGGGTGACCGTGGAGGCCTACGACAAGGCGAACAACTCCAGCACCCGGGCGCAGTACGAGTTCCTCGTCACCGACGGCGAACCGGCCGCCGGGCAGTGGAACCTGGCCGACACACCGGGCGCACCGGACGCGCACGACGAGTCCGGCCGCCACCCGGCGACCGCCGGCGACGGCGTCACCCTCGGGGTCCCGGGCCCCGGCAGCCACGCCGACTACGCCGCACGTCTGGACGGCACCGGCGACGCCTACCTGGACGCCGGTGACACCGTGGTCGACACCGCCGAGGGCTTCACCGTCAGCGCCTGGGCCCGCCCGGCGTCCCTGGACCGGGACATGACGGTCGTCAGCCAGGACGGCACCGGCGAACCCGGCTTCGTCCTCGGCTTCGACGCGGCGGCCGGGAGCTGGACCTTCTCCACCCCCGTCTCCGACGTCGACTCGCTCGGCCGCTGGGAGGTCAGCGCCGACGTCACCCCCGTCGCGGACCAGTGGACGCTGCTGACCGGCGTCTACGACGCCCAGGCCCCCGGCGGCCCCGAACTGCGGCTGTACGTGGACGACCAGGACCAGGGCAGCGTCACCCGGCACTCGCCCTGGAGGTCCTACGGCCCGCTGCAGATCGGCCGCTCCCTGGACCGCACCGGCTACCGCGACCACTTCCACGGCGACCTGGCCGAGGTGCGGGCCTTCACCCGCGTCCTGCCCGCCGCGCAGGTGGCCGAGCTGATCACCGTCAAGGCCCAGCGCGCGGGCTACTGGATGCTGGACGACGCGGCCGACGGCACGTCACCCAACGTCCACGACGGCGGAGCGCCGCTGGAGCTGGCCGGGAACGCGGCGATCTACCGGCCCGCCGACCCGCTCTTCGACGAGGCGGCGCTCGTGGGCGACGGGCACCTGGAGCTCGACGGCTCCGGAGGCCACGCGACCACCGCCACCCCGCCCGTCGGCGGCGACTCCAGCTTCACCGTCGCCGTCCGGGCCCAGCCCACCACGCTCGACCCGGAGCGCTCCCAGACCGTCATCTCGCTGCCGGGCGCCGCGGCCGACCGGTTCGCGGTGCGCTACCAGGCCGAGACCGGCCAGTGGGAGCTGGAGGTGGCCGAGGAGGACACCGCCGGAGCGGCCACCGTGACCGTCACCGACGACCAGCAGCTGCCGACCACCGGCGGCTCCGGCCACCACCTGGCCGTCGTCTACGACGCGTTCGCCAACGAGCTGCGGCTCTACGTCCAGGGCCAGCTCGCCGACACGGCCATCGCCACCGACACCACGTTGTGGCAGGCCACCGGCGGCCTCCAGGTCGGCCGCTCGGCACTTGACGGCGGCAGCGAGCACTTCGCGGGAGCCCTGGACGAGGTCCGGGTCTACGCGGGCGCCGCCGACCCCGCCGCCGTCCGGCACATGGCGTCCCTGACCGCCACGCCGGACCTCTGA
- a CDS encoding D-Ala-D-Ala carboxypeptidase family metallohydrolase, with translation MAHRPGPSRRLRRAAAALLSVVVLAVAVPSGTAATPPVASADTCYTWDRTLSQGMSGEDVTELQVRVAGYPGYGQTLTVDGEFGPATEAAVRRFQAAYGLDADGIAGAQTFDRIYELQSADCSPAHFTFSELNRCNDDYSGGVVGAEEARENTKRVMWKLEALRHALGDQPITVTDGFRSAACNTDQGGAADSRHLYGDAADLAAQPHALCTLAEQARHHGFTGVVGPEDAAGDDGHTARLHLDGRAERTWSAPVCATTDFNGDGVQDTAIADPEAEVSGERGAGLVRIVHGGGEGTAELSRATPGIPGDAQSGEGYGSALAVYDENQDGYDDLVIGVPHADVSGQADAGVVHVVYGGPDGLGSGGATRELVQGQGDGSVGASAAEAGDWFGYALAAGETVQGEPYLLIGVPGEDLGSVRDAGSAHYLRGGVNVAVHQDKPGVAGVVEPDDRFGYAVAATGHHLAIGAPGEAIGAEAFSGGTQVLSHTLGGDGIPTPLTGLDQNSEGVSGAAEPGDRFGAALAMTAYRPEGEKSPSHSVIAVGVPGENIAGAEAAGRVVLLEVTASGAVEQRGELSQDVADVIGDSEAGDQFGQHLALVNLAPHAPANAESVTVAVGVPGEDLAGIRDTGAVQVFSLAGAPGASDRWIQAGRMGLPGPYGLREYVGSSLFATTGHLHIATPYGTAERHGVHALPWANVLADGSEPAVTWQPGEGGLPAERRAFGAVVR, from the coding sequence ATGGCACACAGACCAGGCCCGAGCCGCAGGCTCAGACGGGCAGCGGCGGCGCTGCTGTCGGTGGTGGTCCTCGCGGTGGCCGTTCCGTCGGGCACCGCCGCGACCCCACCGGTCGCCTCCGCCGACACCTGCTACACCTGGGACCGGACGCTGAGCCAGGGCATGTCGGGCGAGGACGTCACCGAACTCCAGGTGCGGGTGGCGGGCTACCCCGGATACGGTCAGACCCTCACCGTCGACGGTGAGTTCGGCCCCGCGACCGAAGCGGCCGTCAGGCGCTTCCAGGCGGCCTACGGGCTGGACGCCGACGGCATCGCCGGCGCGCAGACCTTCGACCGGATCTACGAACTCCAGAGCGCCGACTGCTCCCCGGCGCACTTCACCTTCAGCGAGCTCAACCGCTGCAACGACGACTACAGCGGCGGCGTCGTCGGCGCCGAGGAGGCCCGCGAGAACACCAAGCGCGTCATGTGGAAGCTGGAGGCGCTGCGGCACGCGCTCGGCGACCAGCCCATCACCGTGACCGACGGGTTCCGCTCGGCGGCGTGCAACACCGACCAGGGCGGCGCGGCCGACAGCCGCCACCTGTACGGCGACGCGGCCGACCTCGCCGCGCAGCCGCACGCGCTGTGCACCCTGGCCGAGCAGGCCCGCCACCACGGCTTCACCGGCGTCGTCGGCCCCGAGGACGCCGCCGGGGACGACGGGCACACCGCGCGCCTGCACCTCGACGGCCGGGCCGAGCGCACCTGGTCCGCCCCGGTCTGCGCCACCACGGACTTCAACGGTGACGGCGTGCAGGACACCGCGATCGCCGACCCGGAGGCCGAGGTCTCCGGTGAACGGGGCGCCGGGTTGGTCCGGATCGTCCACGGCGGCGGCGAGGGCACCGCCGAGCTCTCCCGCGCCACCCCGGGCATCCCCGGGGACGCGCAGTCGGGCGAGGGCTACGGCAGCGCGCTCGCGGTCTACGACGAGAACCAGGACGGCTACGACGACCTGGTGATCGGCGTCCCCCACGCGGACGTCTCGGGCCAGGCCGACGCCGGCGTCGTGCACGTCGTGTACGGCGGCCCGGACGGCCTGGGCTCGGGCGGGGCCACGCGCGAGCTCGTCCAGGGCCAGGGCGACGGCAGCGTCGGCGCCTCGGCGGCCGAGGCGGGCGACTGGTTCGGCTACGCGCTCGCCGCCGGGGAGACCGTCCAGGGCGAGCCCTACCTGCTGATCGGCGTGCCGGGCGAGGACCTCGGCTCCGTGCGGGACGCCGGCTCCGCCCACTACCTGCGCGGCGGCGTGAACGTGGCGGTGCACCAGGACAAGCCCGGCGTCGCCGGAGTCGTCGAGCCCGACGACCGGTTCGGGTACGCGGTGGCCGCCACCGGCCACCACCTCGCGATCGGCGCGCCCGGCGAGGCCATCGGGGCGGAGGCGTTCTCCGGGGGCACGCAGGTCCTCAGCCACACCCTCGGCGGGGACGGCATCCCGACCCCGCTGACCGGCCTGGACCAGAACAGCGAGGGCGTCAGCGGCGCCGCCGAGCCGGGCGACCGGTTCGGCGCGGCGCTGGCGATGACCGCGTACCGGCCCGAGGGGGAGAAGTCCCCCAGCCACTCGGTGATCGCCGTGGGGGTGCCCGGGGAGAACATCGCCGGGGCCGAGGCGGCGGGCCGGGTCGTGCTGCTGGAGGTCACGGCGTCCGGTGCCGTCGAGCAGCGCGGCGAGCTCAGCCAGGACGTCGCGGACGTCATCGGGGACAGCGAGGCGGGCGACCAGTTCGGCCAGCACCTCGCCCTGGTGAACCTCGCCCCGCACGCCCCCGCGAACGCCGAGAGCGTGACGGTGGCGGTCGGCGTCCCCGGTGAGGACCTGGCGGGCATCCGGGACACCGGCGCCGTCCAGGTCTTCTCCCTGGCCGGCGCACCGGGCGCGAGCGACCGGTGGATCCAGGCCGGCCGGATGGGGCTGCCCGGGCCGTACGGCCTGCGGGAGTACGTCGGTTCCAGCCTGTTCGCCACGACCGGCCACCTCCACATCGCCACGCCCTACGGCACGGCCGAGCGGCACGGCGTCCACGCCCTGCCGTGGGCCAACGTCCTCGCGGACGGGAGCGAGCCGGCCGTGACGTGGCAGCCCGGCGAGGGCGGTCTGCCCGCCGAGCGGCGGGCGTTCGGCGCGGTGGTGCGCTGA
- a CDS encoding peptidoglycan-binding domain-containing protein has product MSSGSDGSAVKAAQVLLNTHGHGLAVDGDFGPGTDAATRDFQDAEGLSVDGVIGPNTWRALVSDGGSGGSDEKLTHSQAASMFTSAGIAWSSSGNCSDRYTRTCTSFDQLRRTSAEGVIALKRASGCSVHITGGTETGHASGTYSHWNGYKIDFAPYSCVSSYITGTFTYLGQRSDGAALYRAGTGDVYAREGSHWDATYHG; this is encoded by the coding sequence GTGTCCAGCGGCAGCGACGGCAGCGCCGTGAAGGCGGCCCAGGTCCTGCTCAACACCCACGGCCACGGTCTGGCCGTGGACGGCGACTTCGGCCCCGGCACGGACGCCGCCACCCGGGACTTCCAGGACGCCGAGGGGCTGTCCGTGGACGGGGTCATCGGCCCGAACACCTGGCGCGCCCTGGTCTCCGACGGCGGCTCCGGCGGCTCGGACGAGAAGCTGACGCACAGCCAGGCCGCGTCGATGTTCACCTCGGCGGGGATCGCCTGGTCCTCCTCGGGCAACTGCTCGGACCGGTACACCCGCACCTGCACCTCGTTCGACCAGCTCCGCCGCACCAGCGCCGAGGGCGTCATCGCGCTCAAGCGGGCGAGCGGCTGCTCGGTGCACATCACGGGCGGCACCGAGACCGGCCACGCGAGCGGCACCTACAGCCACTGGAACGGCTACAAGATCGACTTCGCGCCGTACTCCTGCGTCAGCTCCTACATCACCGGCACCTTCACCTACCTCGGCCAGCGCTCCGACGGAGCAGCGCTCTACCGGGCCGGCACCGGCGACGTCTACGCCCGTGAGGGCAGCCACTGGGACGCCACCTACCACGGCTGA